In one Desulfovermiculus halophilus DSM 18834 genomic region, the following are encoded:
- a CDS encoding LPS-assembly protein LptD has translation MLHPCAPFPCRLRSLVLFSIILACCLPAMEAGAQSRSLRIDSGSGSEPWILRAETMETFQKRKVVEAEDNVLLTRGNDSLQADFARYFWDTDWVYLNGNIRIRFGPDTLQAETAEFDLKNEVGWLTNGQIFMEESNLYVRGDRMRKTGPETYSFDQAQVTTCDGSKPAWSVQTSKGSVTLDGYARMAHPRFQVKGFPVLYAPYLILPAKKERQSGFLMPEITTGDRDGYGINLPYYQVLGPDRDATVYANMMSNRGLMLGLEYRTTPNLMSKGYFRADWLSDSLDDDDEKLDQFQNDRWNRPNTDRFWIRGKYNGRLFTPDWKTKLDVDLVSDQDYLREFDSGMSGFETSREIFLSEFGRDIQDEDVLERTSIFQLSRNWAQMGLTTQVEYTQDLKYMNDNLSSSLNPTLQRLPEVNLDFYQSRLLSTPLEWEAQNQMTYFWREYGTTGVRTDLHPQISLPMRNAYGTIIPRIGWRQTLYTLDRVENDPDVDGTTLTRGLFDARVTAFTSLQRVFDFTPRQGPGHGLETSGDSQWTGIKHTIQPELEWNFIPNNIQEDLPDFDYLDRIDPTNRLTYSIKSILTRRKATLKPASSGNATSQIQNSYRDFCTFELEQSYEFREPTLREKDEAITLRRPFSDIRAELQLHPASWLSLYSKSWFSPYESSFTEHEHTLEVRPGKNSSLFFGLDYQKDIDNDIWHNGLDEEDDDDYTIDSGQDAINVLRVGGTHRISPSWQVGVDIKQDLEESEIIHQRLNVTYRHQCWGINVEFERTEYDKKVMFMLNLLPIGQFGQDISLEQ, from the coding sequence ATGCTGCATCCTTGTGCTCCCTTTCCCTGTCGCCTCCGCTCCCTTGTCCTTTTTTCCATTATCCTGGCATGTTGCCTCCCGGCCATGGAGGCTGGGGCCCAGTCGCGCTCCCTGCGCATTGACTCCGGATCAGGATCAGAGCCGTGGATCCTGCGGGCCGAGACCATGGAAACCTTTCAAAAGAGAAAAGTGGTCGAGGCGGAAGACAACGTCCTGCTTACCCGGGGCAATGATTCCCTGCAGGCTGATTTTGCCCGATACTTCTGGGATACGGACTGGGTCTACCTGAATGGAAATATCCGCATCAGATTCGGGCCGGATACCCTGCAGGCTGAGACTGCGGAATTTGACTTGAAGAATGAGGTGGGCTGGCTGACCAATGGGCAGATCTTCATGGAGGAATCCAACCTCTACGTGCGCGGGGACCGGATGCGCAAGACCGGCCCGGAAACCTACAGTTTCGACCAGGCCCAGGTCACCACCTGCGATGGATCCAAGCCGGCCTGGTCTGTACAGACTTCCAAAGGATCGGTGACTTTGGACGGCTACGCCCGGATGGCCCACCCCAGGTTTCAGGTCAAAGGATTCCCGGTCCTGTATGCGCCGTATTTGATCCTGCCGGCCAAAAAGGAGCGCCAGTCCGGATTCTTAATGCCCGAGATCACCACCGGAGACCGGGACGGATACGGGATCAACCTCCCCTACTACCAGGTTTTGGGCCCGGATCGGGATGCAACCGTGTACGCCAACATGATGAGCAATAGAGGCCTCATGCTCGGCCTGGAGTACAGAACCACCCCCAATCTGATGTCCAAGGGCTATTTCCGGGCCGACTGGCTCAGTGACTCCCTGGATGACGACGATGAGAAGCTGGATCAGTTTCAAAACGACAGGTGGAACCGACCGAACACCGACCGGTTTTGGATCCGGGGCAAATACAACGGTCGGCTGTTCACTCCTGACTGGAAGACCAAGCTGGATGTGGACCTGGTCTCGGATCAGGACTATCTGCGGGAGTTCGACTCCGGGATGAGCGGATTTGAGACCAGCCGGGAGATCTTTCTTTCCGAGTTCGGACGGGACATCCAGGATGAGGACGTACTGGAACGGACCAGCATCTTTCAGCTCAGCCGGAACTGGGCCCAGATGGGGCTGACCACCCAGGTCGAGTACACCCAGGACCTGAAATACATGAACGACAACCTGTCATCGTCTCTCAATCCCACCCTGCAGCGTCTGCCGGAGGTCAATCTCGATTTTTACCAGTCCCGCCTGTTGTCCACCCCCTTGGAGTGGGAGGCTCAAAACCAAATGACCTACTTCTGGCGGGAGTACGGCACAACCGGTGTACGGACCGATCTGCACCCCCAGATCAGCCTGCCCATGCGCAATGCCTACGGGACCATCATCCCCAGGATCGGATGGCGGCAGACCCTGTATACCCTGGACCGGGTGGAAAACGATCCTGATGTGGACGGCACCACCCTCACCCGGGGGCTTTTCGATGCCCGGGTGACCGCCTTCACTTCCCTTCAGCGGGTCTTTGACTTCACTCCCAGGCAGGGCCCAGGACACGGCCTGGAAACCTCCGGCGACTCCCAGTGGACCGGCATCAAGCACACCATTCAGCCCGAGCTGGAATGGAACTTCATCCCGAACAATATTCAGGAGGACCTTCCGGACTTCGACTACCTGGACCGCATAGATCCCACAAACCGACTGACCTACTCCATTAAGTCCATTTTGACCAGACGAAAGGCCACCCTGAAGCCTGCATCCAGCGGCAACGCCACGTCCCAGATCCAGAACAGCTACCGCGATTTCTGCACCTTTGAGCTGGAACAGAGCTATGAGTTCCGGGAACCGACCCTGCGCGAAAAAGACGAGGCCATTACCCTCCGCCGTCCTTTTTCCGACATCCGGGCCGAGCTGCAGCTCCATCCGGCCTCCTGGCTCTCATTATACTCAAAGTCCTGGTTTTCACCCTACGAGTCCAGTTTTACCGAGCATGAACACACCCTGGAGGTCCGCCCGGGAAAGAACTCTTCCCTTTTCTTCGGGCTGGACTACCAAAAGGATATAGACAACGACATCTGGCATAACGGTCTGGATGAGGAGGATGATGATGATTACACCATCGACAGCGGGCAGGACGCCATCAACGTCCTGCGGGTGGGAGGAACGCACAGGATCTCCCCTTCCTGGCAGGTGGGGGTGGACATCAAGCAGGATCTCGAAGAATCAGAGATTATCCATCAGCGTCTCAATGTCACCTACAGGCATCAATGCTGGGGCATAAATGTAGAGTTTGAGCGCACGGAGTACGACAAGAAAGTTATGTTCATGCTCAATCTGCTGCCAATCGGGCAGTTTGGACAAGACATCAGCCTTGAGCAGTAG
- the mutL gene encoding DNA mismatch repair endonuclease MutL, translated as MVFDIQVLPPELQNQIAAGEVVERPSSVLKELVENGLDAGATRISALIEGGGQTLIRVEDNGQGMAPDQLPQAMTRHATSKITAFKDLLNIASFGFRGEALPSIGSVSRMQIRSIREGQKEGAELDVEFGLLGQVKPIPFREGTSIQVRDLFANTPARLKFLKTQQTEAKRCQETMCRFALANPDIAFTFISNDRTVYDFPSGQDLLARLHRIWPPSIAERLIEVETQEGDYAISGFIGHPETAQGRGDRIVFFVNRRPVQDKTLISALRQAFKGRLLHKEYPQAVLFLDIPSREVDVNVHPAKQEVRFRDEKRVFSLLHKGVASALARSSFQVEPNPASTESSVPPKESRYKFQTFEDFAAPGAHEAPSDVDHQDRHTDNGVPSETADAHGETFPQPSVPHAPARPEVQGLTYLGQIHNNYLLLSTVRGELVVIDQHAAHERILYHRFSTQGEQGAKRPLAVPVQRALHPSEEEHLERVIPALRRIGFELDHSRAGTVLVRAVPVHLDPARAKELLDQILGQQVNSQEELWQMMACRQAIKAGETLSAQEALELIRLWTCTPQKEYCPHGRPAVVALGEQDLERMFKRQG; from the coding sequence ATGGTTTTCGACATCCAGGTCCTGCCTCCAGAGCTGCAGAATCAGATAGCCGCCGGGGAGGTGGTGGAACGTCCGTCCAGCGTACTCAAGGAGCTGGTGGAAAACGGCCTGGATGCCGGGGCGACCCGCATCTCCGCCCTCATTGAAGGCGGAGGCCAGACCCTGATCCGGGTCGAGGATAATGGACAGGGCATGGCCCCGGACCAGCTTCCTCAAGCCATGACCCGTCACGCCACGAGCAAGATCACCGCGTTTAAGGATCTGTTGAATATCGCCAGCTTCGGGTTTCGAGGAGAGGCCCTGCCATCCATCGGTTCGGTCTCCAGGATGCAGATCCGGTCCATTCGGGAGGGGCAGAAGGAAGGAGCTGAGCTGGACGTCGAGTTTGGCCTTTTGGGTCAGGTCAAGCCCATCCCCTTTCGGGAAGGAACCAGCATCCAGGTCCGGGACCTCTTCGCCAACACTCCGGCCCGGCTCAAGTTCCTGAAAACCCAGCAGACTGAGGCCAAACGCTGCCAGGAGACAATGTGCCGATTTGCCCTGGCCAACCCGGACATCGCCTTCACCTTTATCTCCAACGACCGGACAGTGTATGACTTTCCGTCAGGCCAGGACCTTCTTGCCCGCCTGCACCGCATCTGGCCCCCGTCCATAGCCGAGCGGCTCATCGAAGTCGAAACCCAGGAGGGAGACTACGCCATCTCCGGATTCATCGGGCACCCGGAAACCGCCCAGGGCCGAGGTGACAGGATCGTCTTCTTTGTCAACAGGCGGCCGGTCCAGGACAAAACCTTGATCAGCGCCCTGCGCCAGGCATTCAAGGGTCGGCTTCTGCACAAGGAGTACCCCCAGGCAGTGCTGTTTCTGGACATCCCCAGCCGGGAAGTGGATGTCAACGTCCACCCGGCCAAGCAGGAGGTCAGGTTTCGAGATGAAAAGCGGGTCTTCAGCCTCCTGCACAAGGGAGTTGCCTCGGCCCTGGCCAGGTCAAGCTTTCAAGTCGAACCCAACCCGGCCTCAACTGAAAGCTCTGTCCCTCCCAAGGAATCCAGGTACAAATTCCAGACCTTTGAGGATTTCGCAGCTCCAGGGGCTCACGAAGCTCCGTCAGATGTGGATCACCAAGACCGGCATACGGATAACGGTGTCCCCTCCGAAACTGCAGACGCCCACGGCGAGACATTCCCTCAGCCCTCCGTGCCGCACGCCCCGGCCCGGCCTGAAGTGCAGGGACTGACCTATCTGGGGCAGATCCACAACAACTATCTCCTGCTCAGCACCGTCCGAGGCGAACTTGTGGTCATTGATCAGCACGCAGCCCACGAGCGCATCCTGTATCACCGGTTTTCAACCCAGGGCGAACAGGGAGCCAAAAGACCCCTGGCCGTCCCCGTGCAGCGCGCTCTGCATCCCAGTGAGGAAGAGCACCTGGAACGGGTTATTCCCGCCCTGCGCCGGATAGGATTCGAGCTGGACCACTCTCGGGCCGGGACGGTGCTTGTCCGGGCCGTCCCAGTCCATCTGGACCCCGCCCGGGCCAAGGAGCTTCTGGATCAGATCCTGGGCCAGCAGGTCAATTCTCAAGAAGAGCTGTGGCAGATGATGGCCTGCAGGCAGGCGATTAAGGCCGGTGAAACCTTGTCCGCGCAGGAGGCGCTGGAGCTTATCCGGCTGTGGACCTGCACACCCCAAAAGGAATATTGCCCCCATGGGCGACCAGCGGTGGTCGCCCTGGGGGAACAGGATCTGGAACGGATGTTTAAGCGCCAGGGGTGA
- a CDS encoding FAD-dependent oxidoreductase — MHDPLFQPITINSLEIANRIYMPAMHLNMADQGQVTEQIQGFYAHRAQGGAGIICAGYATIDEQSGSSLNIGAHNDDFIPGLSALARTIEENGAKSCLQLNHAGRYNFSFFMDGKQAVAPSALASKLTGERPRALEIHEIQGIVRNFGRAAARVREAGFDAVEILAGTGYLISEFISPVTNLREDEYGGSFANRMRFPLEVLGAVRKQAGADFPLVVRMNGNDLMQGGMSSSDLLEVAQRLASDGLVDALHVNVGWHEGRVPQITASVPRATFAYLARRIKERTEVPVIASHRINDPDGARELVGSGMCDMTAMGRALITDPDLPNKAREGREQDIVHCIGCAQGCFDNIFRLKPVECLCNPRAGHELETDISPSAELRTILVVGGGPGGMSAALAARARGHRVVIWEKSNRLGGQLWLAAAPPGREEFAVLARDLSHQVHAAGVEVILGKEAFAADIAKFGPDEVIVATGAEPVIPDLPGADLSHVVQAWDVLGKKEWPGRRVVVLGGGAVGVESALALARRGTLGGAELKFLLEHRVEDCDYLRKECLHGTHDIVLVEMLERIGQDIGKSTRWTMLQELHQLQVKVKTKTRAVGIEEQAVRVEKDGEQIRIPADSVILALGSRPYNPLQSELEAAGLSCRMVGDAQNVGQAIHAIHTGFAVGRAI; from the coding sequence ATGCACGATCCCCTGTTTCAGCCCATAACCATCAACTCTCTGGAGATTGCGAACCGGATCTATATGCCTGCCATGCACCTGAACATGGCCGATCAGGGACAGGTGACCGAGCAAATCCAGGGCTTCTACGCCCACAGGGCCCAGGGCGGGGCCGGAATCATCTGTGCCGGGTATGCGACCATTGATGAGCAGTCCGGGTCCAGCCTGAATATCGGGGCCCACAACGACGATTTTATCCCCGGACTGTCCGCATTGGCCCGGACCATTGAGGAAAACGGGGCCAAGAGCTGTCTTCAGCTCAATCATGCCGGGCGGTACAATTTTTCTTTTTTTATGGACGGCAAGCAGGCTGTTGCTCCTTCTGCCCTGGCCTCCAAGCTGACCGGCGAGCGGCCCAGGGCTCTGGAAATCCACGAAATACAAGGGATCGTCCGCAACTTCGGCCGGGCCGCGGCCAGGGTGCGGGAAGCGGGGTTTGACGCCGTCGAGATCCTGGCCGGTACAGGCTATCTGATCAGCGAGTTTATTTCGCCAGTCACCAACCTGCGGGAGGACGAGTACGGGGGGAGCTTTGCCAATCGGATGCGCTTTCCCCTGGAAGTCCTGGGTGCAGTCCGGAAGCAGGCCGGGGCGGATTTTCCCCTGGTGGTCCGGATGAACGGCAATGATCTGATGCAGGGAGGGATGAGCAGCAGTGATCTGCTGGAGGTTGCTCAAAGGTTGGCTTCTGACGGGTTGGTGGACGCCCTTCATGTCAATGTGGGCTGGCACGAGGGCCGGGTTCCGCAGATCACGGCCAGTGTTCCCAGGGCTACGTTCGCTTATTTGGCCCGCCGGATCAAGGAACGAACCGAGGTGCCGGTGATAGCCAGTCACCGGATCAATGATCCGGATGGAGCCCGGGAGCTGGTCGGCAGCGGTATGTGTGACATGACGGCCATGGGCCGGGCCCTGATCACTGATCCTGATCTGCCGAACAAGGCCAGAGAGGGCAGGGAGCAGGATATTGTGCACTGCATCGGATGCGCCCAGGGCTGTTTCGACAATATATTCCGTCTTAAACCTGTGGAGTGCCTCTGCAATCCCCGGGCCGGTCACGAACTGGAGACTGATATATCTCCCAGTGCAGAGCTCAGAACCATCCTGGTCGTGGGCGGAGGTCCGGGCGGAATGAGTGCAGCCCTGGCTGCCAGGGCCAGAGGACACCGGGTGGTCATATGGGAAAAGTCAAACCGGCTCGGCGGTCAGCTGTGGCTGGCTGCCGCTCCGCCAGGACGGGAAGAGTTTGCTGTTTTGGCCCGGGACTTGTCCCACCAAGTGCATGCTGCCGGAGTCGAGGTCATCCTGGGCAAGGAAGCTTTTGCCGCCGATATTGCCAAGTTCGGCCCGGACGAGGTGATTGTGGCCACCGGGGCTGAGCCCGTCATCCCGGATCTTCCAGGTGCGGACCTGTCCCATGTGGTTCAGGCCTGGGATGTTTTGGGCAAGAAGGAATGGCCCGGGCGGCGGGTGGTTGTGCTCGGCGGTGGCGCCGTGGGCGTGGAATCGGCACTGGCCTTGGCCCGGCGGGGAACGCTGGGCGGTGCTGAGCTCAAGTTTCTACTCGAGCACCGGGTGGAGGACTGTGACTATCTGCGCAAGGAGTGCCTGCACGGTACCCACGATATTGTTCTGGTGGAGATGCTGGAGCGCATTGGGCAGGATATCGGGAAGAGCACCCGCTGGACCATGCTCCAGGAGCTTCACCAGCTGCAAGTCAAGGTCAAGACCAAGACCAGGGCGGTTGGGATTGAAGAGCAGGCTGTCCGGGTCGAAAAGGATGGAGAGCAAATCAGAATACCCGCAGACAGCGTCATCCTGGCCCTGGGGTCACGGCCGTACAATCCTTTGCAAAGCGAGCTGGAGGCCGCGGGGCTTTCCTGCCGGATGGTCGGGGATGCCCAGAACGTGGGGCAGGCCATCCACGCCATTCATACCGGTTTCGCCGTGGGACGGGCAATATGA
- a CDS encoding LicD family protein — protein sequence MHTDTTYTMHSGSKKMLIRTADILESLNIAYWLESGTLLSLWRENGISGWHTNIDLGIEAKDLPTLRAAQKDLPRLFRMKLVADQTGREWTGQPISRAKIMYTWQSSHKNPLCVNITIKHKTDSEYRWVDHKTCKAVPAHLLVERSRVVIDGRAYPVPKKPEAYLRARYGEWKTPKRYWFSTIDDCSIASEQRLAQVPFKPRQAKSQPKPVLTGNALDNMKKFLLRTIDIFNQVGVRYWLDDGTLLGIMREGDLIPWDNDVDLGIAGESVPLVLRSRYRFLPQYILIPKTGHTPWLPTSCRKFKFGSPLRQIERYVYRYLPLLPHRPKTPRPWGDLIAKYRVGDEYVWLDCGMLKKVPAKFFDRLDTIQWEGRTVCIPAHVEEYLQIRYGNWREPDPSFRTGLDDSAIAERGI from the coding sequence ATGCATACAGACACCACATACACAATGCACTCCGGCAGCAAAAAGATGCTGATTCGTACAGCAGACATCCTGGAGAGCTTGAACATTGCCTACTGGCTCGAGTCCGGTACCCTGCTCAGTCTGTGGCGGGAAAACGGAATATCTGGCTGGCATACCAATATAGATCTGGGGATCGAGGCCAAGGACCTTCCTACCCTGAGAGCAGCACAAAAGGACTTGCCTCGTTTGTTTCGAATGAAGCTGGTTGCCGATCAGACCGGCCGGGAGTGGACTGGCCAACCCATCAGCCGGGCAAAGATCATGTATACCTGGCAGAGCAGCCACAAAAATCCTTTGTGCGTTAATATCACCATAAAGCATAAAACAGATTCGGAATATAGATGGGTGGACCACAAAACATGCAAGGCAGTACCTGCCCATCTCCTGGTAGAAAGGAGCAGAGTAGTTATAGATGGCAGAGCCTATCCGGTTCCCAAAAAACCGGAAGCCTATCTACGCGCCAGGTACGGGGAGTGGAAAACACCCAAAAGATACTGGTTCTCCACCATCGACGATTGCTCCATTGCTTCTGAACAAAGGCTGGCTCAAGTTCCCTTCAAGCCCCGGCAAGCGAAAAGTCAGCCCAAGCCGGTTCTGACCGGTAACGCCCTGGACAATATGAAGAAATTTCTGTTGCGGACCATTGACATTTTCAACCAGGTTGGGGTCCGCTATTGGCTGGATGATGGGACATTGCTGGGCATTATGCGGGAAGGGGACCTTATTCCCTGGGACAATGACGTGGACCTGGGCATCGCCGGTGAGAGCGTTCCCCTGGTTCTACGCAGCAGGTACCGCTTTCTGCCCCAGTACATACTGATTCCCAAGACCGGACATACCCCCTGGTTGCCGACTTCATGCCGGAAATTCAAATTCGGCTCACCGTTACGACAGATAGAGAGATACGTATACCGGTACCTTCCGCTTCTCCCACACAGACCAAAGACACCTCGGCCCTGGGGAGACCTCATCGCCAAATACAGGGTTGGCGATGAGTATGTATGGCTGGATTGCGGCATGCTGAAAAAGGTCCCGGCCAAGTTCTTCGACCGGCTGGATACCATCCAATGGGAAGGGCGGACAGTATGCATTCCTGCCCATGTTGAGGAATATCTGCAGATCCGCTATGGGAACTGGCGAGAGCCGGATCCCTCATTTCGAACCGGGCTTGATGACAGCGCTATTGCTGAAAGAGGAATATGA
- the aepX gene encoding phosphoenolpyruvate mutase, whose product MNKAKTTLLRELLTSKSLEFICEAHNGLSARIVEEAGFSGIWGSGLSISAALGVRDSNEASWTQILETAEFMSDATQIPILLDGDTGYGNFNNFRRLVKKLEQREIAGVCIEDKRFPKANSLIEGKQQPLEDIDTFCGKIKAGKDTQSDPDFCIVARVEAFIAGLGLKQAIERAEAYRRAGADAVLIHSKKRTAADIEAFMREWADRHPVVIVPTKYYSTPTGHFQDMGISLAIWANHIVRASVQAMQKAAQRIHAEESVASIEDHIVPVSEIFRLQGAPELEAAENRYDTLQNSRAKTVILAASRGSQFGEMTADRPKAMLKVNNRAILDDTVAKLNKHKINDIYVVRGYMKGAISGDGYNTIDNAAYAETNELYSLYLARHVLEGESLIMYGDCLYRSHLITDMLDKEADIRILVDADKDTSSKEHDHVMCSRPYTNDFLNKDIYLQDISVKVYDETAHGEWAGIIASSPKGTRMIRDTLEKMSTWENFNQLALTDMLRELIPACTIQVVYTKGGWLDVDNLLDIADVGEFL is encoded by the coding sequence ATGAACAAAGCCAAAACTACTCTGCTGCGTGAATTGCTTACCAGCAAATCGCTGGAGTTCATCTGCGAGGCGCACAACGGATTGAGCGCCAGGATCGTGGAAGAGGCTGGATTTTCAGGCATCTGGGGCAGCGGGCTCTCGATTTCAGCCGCCCTTGGAGTGCGTGACAGCAATGAGGCCAGCTGGACCCAGATCCTGGAGACAGCAGAATTCATGAGTGATGCCACCCAAATCCCAATATTGCTTGACGGGGATACCGGCTACGGCAACTTCAACAACTTTCGCCGCCTGGTTAAAAAGCTGGAGCAGCGCGAAATTGCAGGCGTGTGTATTGAAGACAAGCGCTTTCCCAAGGCCAATTCCCTGATCGAAGGCAAACAGCAGCCCCTCGAAGACATCGATACCTTTTGCGGCAAAATCAAGGCCGGAAAAGACACCCAATCCGATCCGGACTTCTGTATCGTGGCCCGGGTTGAGGCCTTTATAGCCGGACTTGGTCTCAAGCAGGCCATCGAGCGGGCCGAGGCCTATCGCCGGGCCGGGGCAGATGCTGTCTTGATCCACAGCAAGAAAAGGACCGCCGCGGATATTGAAGCCTTTATGCGCGAATGGGCCGACCGGCACCCGGTGGTCATCGTTCCGACCAAGTACTATTCGACTCCCACTGGACATTTCCAGGACATGGGGATCAGCCTGGCCATTTGGGCCAACCATATTGTCCGGGCTTCAGTACAAGCTATGCAGAAAGCTGCTCAAAGAATCCATGCCGAAGAATCAGTAGCCTCCATCGAAGACCATATCGTACCAGTATCTGAAATATTCCGCCTTCAAGGAGCCCCGGAACTGGAAGCGGCCGAAAACAGATACGACACCCTGCAGAACAGCAGAGCGAAGACAGTCATCCTAGCTGCCAGCCGGGGAAGCCAGTTTGGAGAAATGACCGCCGATCGTCCCAAGGCTATGCTTAAGGTCAACAACAGAGCAATCCTGGACGACACTGTTGCCAAGCTTAATAAGCACAAGATCAATGACATTTACGTTGTCCGCGGATACATGAAGGGCGCCATATCCGGCGACGGCTACAATACCATCGATAATGCCGCGTATGCCGAAACAAACGAGCTCTACTCCCTGTATCTGGCCAGGCACGTCCTTGAAGGTGAGAGCCTGATCATGTATGGGGACTGCCTATACCGATCCCATCTGATTACCGATATGCTGGACAAAGAGGCGGATATTCGCATTTTGGTCGATGCGGACAAGGACACAAGTTCAAAAGAGCATGACCATGTGATGTGCAGCAGGCCATACACCAACGACTTCCTGAACAAAGATATTTATCTTCAAGATATATCAGTAAAAGTCTATGACGAGACAGCCCATGGCGAATGGGCGGGGATCATTGCCTCCAGTCCAAAGGGGACACGGATGATTCGTGACACCCTGGAAAAAATGAGCACATGGGAAAACTTCAATCAACTGGCCCTCACAGATATGCTCCGGGAACTCATACCGGCCTGTACCATCCAGGTCGTCTACACCAAGGGCGGCTGGCTGGACGTGGACAACCTCCTCGATATCGCAGATGTTGGAGAATTTCTGTGA
- the aepY gene encoding phosphonopyruvate decarboxylase has protein sequence MIDTYQFGRALTSLGYDTFSGVPCSFLKHLINYTVSHCTYIQAANEGDAVAVAAGSVLGGKKSATLMQNSGLTNALSPLTSLNYPFQIPLLGFVSLRGEEGISDAPQHELTGRKTQAMLEVADAHYAYLSRSTEEALAQLKAADQVVQNNGIFFFIIRKDTFSSVDLLPVRQRTGISEKRLENEEPGVLPSRFAVLRTISTFSSQDTLVLSCTGKTSRELFNIEDAANNFYMVGSMGCVSSIALGLALARPDKKVIALDGDGAVIMRLGSLTTNAFYAPNNLLHIVIDNGAYDSTGGQPTVSDNVDFPGLANACGYPAATGAHTLESLVGRLEQWVRTPRLTLLHVRVQKGAAPNLQRPSLPPYRIKERFMAFAAQGRR, from the coding sequence GTGATTGATACCTATCAGTTTGGAAGAGCACTGACCAGCTTGGGGTATGATACCTTCAGCGGAGTACCCTGCTCGTTCTTGAAGCATCTGATCAACTATACCGTAAGCCACTGCACATACATACAAGCGGCCAACGAGGGTGATGCCGTGGCTGTGGCCGCCGGATCCGTCCTAGGAGGGAAAAAATCAGCCACTTTGATGCAGAACTCAGGTCTGACCAATGCCCTTTCCCCTTTGACCTCGCTAAACTATCCCTTCCAGATCCCCTTGCTTGGATTCGTCAGCCTGCGGGGAGAAGAAGGAATCTCCGATGCCCCCCAGCACGAGCTGACCGGCCGCAAGACCCAAGCCATGCTGGAAGTTGCCGATGCTCATTACGCCTATTTGAGCCGGAGCACGGAAGAAGCCCTGGCCCAGCTCAAAGCCGCGGACCAGGTGGTGCAAAACAACGGGATCTTCTTCTTTATTATCCGCAAAGACACATTTTCCAGTGTTGACCTGCTGCCGGTGCGGCAACGGACCGGCATTTCTGAAAAGAGGCTGGAAAATGAGGAGCCCGGAGTCCTCCCAAGCCGTTTTGCCGTCCTACGGACCATATCCACTTTTTCCTCCCAGGACACCCTTGTCCTGTCCTGCACCGGCAAAACCAGTCGGGAGCTGTTCAACATTGAGGATGCCGCCAACAATTTCTACATGGTCGGTTCCATGGGCTGCGTCAGCTCAATTGCCCTGGGACTCGCTCTGGCCCGTCCGGATAAAAAAGTCATTGCCCTCGACGGAGACGGAGCCGTGATCATGCGCTTGGGATCCCTGACCACCAATGCCTTTTACGCTCCAAACAACCTGCTGCACATCGTCATCGACAACGGGGCCTATGATTCCACCGGAGGGCAGCCCACAGTATCCGACAATGTCGATTTCCCGGGGCTGGCAAATGCCTGCGGCTACCCGGCGGCGACTGGAGCCCACACGCTGGAAAGCCTCGTAGGACGTCTGGAGCAGTGGGTACGGACTCCGCGGCTCACTTTGCTCCATGTGCGGGTACAGAAAGGTGCGGCTCCAAACCTGCAACGACCATCCCTCCCCCCTTATCGCATCAAGGAGCGGTTCATGGCCTTTGCAGCCCAGGGACGAAGGTAG
- a CDS encoding NTP transferase domain-containing protein — MPELAVIMAAGLGSRLRTWSCGKPKGFVPIGGQPIIERSLQILFRAGIRRIVIGTGHGAKFYENLAAEYPGVETVYNPCYASSGSFFTLYAMQKYIEEDLLLLESDLIYDARAVEALLADEHDNVILASTATYSGDEVYIETDDRLCLVNMSKRKLKLNRIYGELVGISRLSAEAYQTMISQFASTGSELYQIEYETALIRLGQKIPVHVHRMDNLPWAEIDTEAHLRRAKTEIYPLLGGNALNHGH, encoded by the coding sequence ATGCCTGAGCTTGCCGTGATCATGGCCGCGGGGCTGGGAAGCAGGCTGCGAACGTGGTCGTGCGGAAAACCAAAGGGATTTGTACCCATCGGGGGACAACCGATTATTGAGCGGTCTCTACAGATCCTTTTCCGTGCCGGCATCCGCCGGATTGTGATCGGCACAGGCCACGGGGCAAAATTCTACGAAAACCTGGCCGCAGAATATCCGGGCGTAGAGACTGTATACAATCCCTGCTACGCATCCAGCGGCAGCTTCTTCACCCTGTACGCAATGCAGAAGTACATCGAGGAGGACCTCCTGCTCCTTGAGTCCGATCTTATCTATGATGCCCGGGCCGTAGAAGCACTGCTGGCTGATGAACACGACAATGTCATTCTGGCCAGCACGGCGACATACTCCGGCGACGAGGTGTACATTGAGACCGATGATCGGCTTTGTCTGGTGAATATGTCCAAGAGAAAGCTGAAGCTGAATCGGATATACGGTGAACTAGTAGGCATTTCCCGGCTTAGCGCCGAGGCCTACCAGACCATGATTTCTCAATTTGCCTCAACTGGTTCTGAACTCTACCAGATAGAATACGAGACCGCACTGATCCGCCTGGGACAAAAGATTCCCGTACACGTGCATCGCATGGACAATCTGCCTTGGGCCGAGATAGACACGGAAGCGCACTTGCGGCGGGCGAAAACAGAAATCTATCCCCTATTGGGAGGAAACGCACTGAATCATGGACATTAA